A window of the Labrus mixtus chromosome 8, fLabMix1.1, whole genome shotgun sequence genome harbors these coding sequences:
- the LOC132978601 gene encoding acyl-coenzyme A thioesterase 11-like → MSSRVFGGPEKEDEEEEEEEEEEEEEEEGRVNPTEVKMSQIVMPCHSNHCQELSVGQLLKWIDSTACLSAERHAGSPCVTASMDDIHFEHTIRVGQVVNIRAKVNRAFNTSMEVGVQVSCEDLFSDRHWRVCHAYATFVTQRTNTGNKVILKPVVPHTQTEQVEYSVAAERRRVRMLHDDIIKDLLSHGSIQQADSSAESNAMAAEKTKVESVELVLPPHANHQVSTFGGQIMAWMVNVATIAASRLCQAHPTLRTIDMFTFRGPSQVGDRLLLRAIVNNAFKNSIEVGVRAEAYQGEGPNRHINSAFMTFEVLDDHGKPRMLPRIRPEPLEGERRFQEAIARKKIRLDRKYIISRKQGEVPLSVRWDPRNQVYLSYNNVSALKMLAARKNWRVSSEKDKVRLYTLEQKSTLSIRVESEVDVPAQRAFCLLAELSNRPTWDKHYQNCELIYPVDDDDSLYRVVTPSVHEGGVGSSNSACQGEGVLQDFILLASNRKPCGSGDPYVIALRSVSLPTHPPTEEYHRGEVLCAGFTILETKNNKSLISYYNQASPEVLPYISTDIAGLSSSFYHTFCSCSQYLTRKRLPSIPYMLTGQNPDSSTDSPTCDNEADGLSAALHSTQL, encoded by the exons ATGAGTTCCAGAGTGTTTGGTGGTCCAGAgaaagaggacgaggaagaggaggaagaagaggaggaggaagaagaagaagaagaggggagggtCAACCCAACAGAAGTGAAAATGAGTCAGATAGTGATGCCATGTCACAGCAACCACTGTCAGGAACTCAGTGTGGGGCAACTTCTAAAATGGATCGACTCCACTGCCTGCCTttctg cagagaggcatGCTGGGAGTCCCTGCGTCACAGCCTCCATGGATGACATCCACTTTGAACACACCATTAG AGTGGGTCAGGTGGTGAACATCAGGGCAAAGGTCAACCGAGCCTTCAACACCAGCATGGAG GTGGGCGTACAGGTGAGCTGTGAGGACCTGTTCTCTGACCGCCACTGGAGAGTTTGTCATGCGTACGCCACCTTTGTTACCCAGCgcacaaacacaggaaacaag GTGATCTTGAAGCCCGTTGTACCTCACACTCAGACCGAGCAGGTTGAATACAGTGTGGCGGCTGAGAGACGGCGTGTACGAATGCtccatgatgacatcatcaaagatCTGCTCTCCCATGGGTCAATCCAGCAGG ctgacAGCTCTGCAGAAAGCAATGCGATGGCAGCAGAGAAGACCAAAGTGGAGAGTGTTGAACTGGTTCTACCACCACACGCTAATCATCAG GTGAGCACGTTTGGAGGACAGATCATGGCCTGGATGGTGAATGTTGCTACAATTGCTGCCAG CCGTCTGTGTCAGGCTCACCCGACTCTGCGGACCATCGACATGTTCACCTTCAGAGGACCTTCTCAGGTTGGAGACAGACTGCTTCTGAGGGCTATAGTCAACAACGCCTTCAAAAACAG CATTGAGGTGGGGGTGCGTGCAGAGGCCTACCAGGGGGAGGGACCTAACCGACACATAAACTCTGCCTTTATGACTTTTGAGGTGCTTGATGACCATGGAAAGCCACGCATGTTACCACGGATACGACCTGAACCCCTG GAAGGGGAAAGGCGGTTTCAAGAAGCCATAGCCAGGAAGAAGATCCGATTGGACAG AAAGTACATCATTTCCCGCAAGCAGGGTGAAGTTCCTTTGTCTGTACGCTGGGATCCAAGAAACCAG GTGTATCTGAGCTATAACAATGTTTCAGCTCTGAAGATGTTGGCTGCCAGAAAAAACTGGCGCGTCAGCTCTGAGAAAGACAAA GTTCGTCTGTACACCCTGGAGCAGAAGTCCACGTTGAGTATCAGGGTGGAATCAGAGGTGGACGTTCCTGCTCAAAGAGCCTTCTGTCTGCTGGCTGAGCTGAGCAACAGACCCACCTGGGATAAACATTATCA AAACTGTGAGCTGATCTACCCGGTCGACGATGATGACTCCTTGTATCGTGTGGTGACTCCATCAGTGCATGAGGGTGGAGTAGGCTCCTCTAACTCAGCCTGTCAGGGAGAAGGCGTTCTTCAGGACTTCATCTTGTTGGCCTCTAACAGGAAGCCGTGTGGCAGCGG AGATCCATATGTCATCGCTCTGCGTTCAGTGTCTCTGCCCACTCACCCTCCGACTGAAGAATATCACAGAGGAGAGGTTCTGTGTGCAGGATTCACCATACTGGAGACCAAAAACAACAAGTCACTG ATCAGTTACTATAACCAGGCGTCTCCAGAGGTTCTTCCATACATCTCCACAGATATCGCCGGCCTCTCCTCGTCTTTCTACCACACgttctgctcctgcagccagtaCCTGACGAGAAAGAGACTGCCCTCCATCCCCTATATGCTGACAGGCCAAAACCCAGACTCGAGCACAGACAGTCCCACCTGTGACAACGAAGCGGACGGCCTGTCAGCGGCCCTCCACAGCACCCAGCTGTAG
- the LOC132978600 gene encoding contactin-associated protein-like 2: protein MSYYVTMLLMLSVLCNIISTSSAASSVSRKCEDSLATPLPFSSFTASSAFARGHEAGHAKLSRKQGAGGWSPLETDHQQWLQVDLGSRKQVVAIATQGRYSSPDWTSKYRLFYSDTQKNWRPYLQDGNIWMFEGNVNSEGVVRYELQHPVLARYIRFIPVDWNRKGRIGVRLELYGCSYWTDVISFDGHGIIPYRFRSRKIKIIKDVITLKFRTTAGDGVLLHGEGQQGDYISLELRRARLQLSINLGSNQYGSIQGHTTVTSGSLLDDDHWHSVVIERYRRNVNFTLDHHTQQFRTNGEFDHLDLDQEITFGGLPVSVKPSTGGRDNFKGCMEGMTYNGDNITNLVRRKKVDVSSFRNLTFSCAESNSFSVFFNSTSFLRLPGQSDSDTLSVSLSFRTWNPNGLLMFTALSYGSVEVGLTEGKVTVHVNVTQRTNTRIDISSGSGLNDGQWHSVHLNALEYYAMLTVDGDEASTVRTAIPIQIQTGGTYYFGGYFLPANTRTLQRSFQGCMQMIHVDDHLSDLRAVEQGLIGTFENVSLDMCAIIDRCVPNHCEHGGRCTQTWDAFSCNCSGTGYTGATCHNSLYQQSCEEYKHQGKSSGSYWIDPDGSGSIAPFRVSCDMTEEKVWTTLKNNLSPQTSVSRAEEDGKAALQITYNVTDEQVSSVTSSAGYCEQFVAYTCRMSRLLNTPEGVPFTWWVGRANERHFYWGGSGPGIQKCSCGIEHNCTDPKYFCNCDADQRSWREDAGLLVYKDHLPVSQVVVGDTSRAGSEAKLTIGPLRCHGDRSYWNAASFSSPASYLHFPSFRGETSTDISFYFKTSSTHGVFLENLGTTNFLHIELRGGSAVFFSFDVGSERVELSVHSPVPLNDGQWHRVEVEKNIKEAGLRLDGQHREVKPTPPQGHTRMEFYSDLYVGASSGQRGFLGCMRALKINGVTFDLEGRAKVTPGVNPGCHGHCSSFGTHCRNGGKCVEKYNGYSCDCSLTAYDGPFCTEDIGGYFETGTLVRYDFLPEAGSSSLPELKASPGVGVPVESDLTHEELLFSFSTSSAPSILVYISSRTQDYMAVVLRHNGTLQIRYSLGGLAEPFTIDVDHRNLANGQPHSVNITRKLREIRLQLDHYPVSTHTLPEASDTHFNSIKSIFLGKVFETGQIDPILIERYNTPGFVGCLSRVQLNSVAPLKAALRSGMAAPVSTHGILVPSNCGASPLTISPMASASDPWHIEAAGAVFPFNEDKANSDEVDRNSAIVGGIISMVIFIVLGIMVFVIRHLFRHKGSYHTNEAKGAESADCADAAIIVNDPAFTETIDESKKEWFI, encoded by the exons ATGTCTTATTATGTGACgatgctgctgatgctgtcAGTGCTGTGTAACATCATCAGCACCTCCAGCGCTGCATCCTCTGTATCCa GAAAGTGTGAGGACAGCTTGGCCACTCCTCTCCCCTTCAGCTCCTTCACAGCTTCATCAGCGTTCGCCCGAGGACATGAAGCTGGTCACGCCAAACTCAGTCGGAAACAAG GTGCTGGAGGCTGGTCGCCCTTGGAAACTGACCATCAACAGTGGCTACAGGTGGACCTGGGTTCAAGAAAGCAGGTGGTTGCCATAGCGACACAGGGTCGCTACAGTAGCCCTGACTGGACCAGCAAGTACCGGCTGTTTTACAGCGACACCCAGAAGAACTGGAGGCCGTACCTACAGGATGGAAACATCTGG atgtttgagGGGAACGTTAACAGTGAGGGTGTGGTTCGGTATGAGCTACAGCACCCCGTCCTGGCTCGCTACATCCGTTTCATCCCAGTGGACTGGAACCGGAAGGGACGCATCGGAGTACGCCTGGAGCTCTATGGCTGCTCATATT GGACCGATGTGATCAGCTTTGACGGCCATGGCATCATCCCCTACCGCTTCAGGAGTAGAAAGATAAAGATTATTAAGGATGTCATCACTCTAAAGTTCAGAACCACAGCTGGAGATGGAGTCCTGCTTCACGGAGAGGGACAGCAGGGAGACTACATCTCCCTGGAGCTCCGCAGGGCAAGACTACAGCTCAGCATCAACCTCG GAAGTAACCAGTATGGATCCATTCAGGGTCACACCACTGTGACCAGTGGCAGCTTACTGGATGACGACCACTGGCACTCAGTTGTTATAGAGCGTTACCGTAGAAACGTCAACTTCACCCTGGACCATCACACTCAACAGTTCAGGACCAACGGAGAGTTTGACCACCTGGATCTGGACCAGGAG ATCACTTTCGGAGGGCTTCCTGTTTCAGTGAAGCCGAGCACAGGAGGAAGAGATAACTTTAAAGGCTGCATGGAGGGAATGACCTACAACGGAGACAACATCACCAACCTGGTCCGGAGGAAGAAAGTGGACGTCTCCAGCTTT CGTAACCTGACTTTCTCGTGTGCCGAGTCCAACAGTTTCTCGGTCTTCTTCAACTCCACGTCCTTCCTGCGGCTCCCCGGTCAGAGTGACAGTGACACTCTGTCGGTCAGTCTGTCTTTCAGGACCTGGAACCCCAACGGGCTCCTGATGTTTACGGCGCTTTCTTATGGCTCGGTGGAGGTGGGACTGACCGAGGGGAAGGTTACCGTTCACGTCAATGTGACGCAGAGGACGAACACACGCATCGACATCTCATCAG GTTCAGGTCTGAATGACGGCCAGTGGCACAGTGTACACCTGAACGCTTTAGAGTACTACGCTATGCTGACAGTGGACGGGGACGAGGCATCCACCGTCAGGACAGCTATTCCCATCCAGATCCAGACCGGAGGAACCTACTACTTCGGAG GCTACTTCCTGCCCGCCAACACCAGAACGCTGCAGCGCTCCTTCCAGGGCTGTATGCAGATGATTCACGTAGACGACCATCTTTCTGACCTCAGGGCCGTGGAGCAGGGTCTCATCGGAACCTTTGAAAATGTCAGCCTGGATATGTGTGCCATCATAGACAG GTGTGTTCCTAACCATTGCGAGCATGGCGGACGCTGTACACAGACGTGGGACGCATTTAGCTGCAATTGTAGCGGCACCGGCTACACCGGAGCTACCTGTCACAACt CTTTGTATCAGCAGTCCTGTGAGGAGTACAAGCACCAGGGGAAGAGCTCGGGGAGCTACTGGATAGACCCAGACGGCAGTGGATCTATCGCCCCCTTCAGAGTCAGTTGTGACATGACAG AGGAGAAGGTTTGGACCACACTGAAGAACAACCTGTCCCCTCAGACATCagtgagcagagcagaggaggacgGGAAGGCGGCTCTGCAGATCACTTACAATGTGACAGATGAACAG GTTTCATCAGTCACCAGCAGTGCAGGATACTGTGAGCAGTTTGTAGCTTACACCTGTCGAATGTCTCGTCTGCTCAACACTCCAG AAGGTGTCCCGTTTACCTGGTGGGTTGGAAGAGCCAATGAGAGGCACTTTTACTGGGGGGGTTCAGGACCAGGCATACAGAAGTGTTCCTGTGGTATTGAACACAACTGTACTGACCCCAAATACTTCTGCAACTGTGATGCTGACCAGCGCTCCTG gagggaAGATGCAGGCCTGCTGGTCTACAAAGACCATCTGCCCGTCAGTCAGGTTGTTGTCGGGGACACGAGCAGAGCTGGATCTGAAGCCAAACTGACGATAGGACCACTGAGATGTCACGGCGATC gGAGCTACTGGAACGCAGCGTCCTTCAGCAGTCCAGCCTCCTACCTGCACTTCCCTTCCTTCAGAGGAGAAACCAGCACCGACATCTCCTTCTACTTTAAGACGTCCTCCACACACGGAGTCTTCCTGGAGAACCTGGGAACCACCAACTTCCTTCACATTGAactcagag GAGGCTCAGCGGTCTTCTTCTCGTTTGACGTCGGCAGTGAGCGGGTGGAGCTCAGTGTCCACTCACCTGTGCCTCTAAATGATGGCCAGTGGCATCGTGTggaggtggagaagaacatcAAGGAGGCGGGGCTTCGGCTTGATGGACAGCACAGGGAGGTGAaacccaccccccctcagggACACACAAGGATGGAGTTCTACAGTGACCTATATGTTG GGGCCTCCAGTGGGCAGAGGGGTTTCCTGGGCTGCATGCGGGCCCTGAAGATAAAtggtgtgacctttgacctggaAGGCAGGGCAAAGGTGACTCCAGGGGTGAACCCAGGCTGCCATGGTCACTGCAGCAGCTTTGGGACGCACTGCAGGAACGGAGGGAAGTGTGTGGAGAAGTACAATGGATACTCGTGTGACTGCTCCCTCACTGCGTACGATGGACCCTTCTGCACTGAGG atatTGGTGGTTACTTTGAAACAGGAACCCTGGTCCGCTACGACTTCCTGCCTGAAGCCGGATCTTCTTCATTGCCGGAGCTGAAGGCCTCGCCGGGTGTCGGTGTTCCAGTTGAGTCCGACCTGACCCACGAGGAGCTTTTGTTCAGCTTCAGCACCTCCAGTGCTCCCAGCATCCTGGTCTACATCAGCTCCAGGACTCAGGACTACATGGCTGTGGTGCTCAGACACAATG gCACTCTTCAGATCCGCTACAGCCTCGGAGGGCTAGCAGAACCTTTCACCATCGACGTCGACCATCGCAACTTGGCTAACGGACAGCCACACTCAGTCAACATCACCAGAAAGCTCAGGGAGATCCGACTACAG CTGGACCACTACCCAGTGTCCACACACACTCTACCTGAGGCCTCCGATACGCACTTCAACTCGATCAAGAGTATATTTCTTGGGAAAGTCTTTG AAACGGGTCAGATAGATCCCATCCTGATCGAGCGCTACAACACGCCCGGCTTCGTGGGCTGCCTGTCACGAGTTCAGCTGAACAGCGTGGCTCCGCTGAAAGCCGCTCTGCGCTCGGGCATGGCCGCGCCCGTCAGCACCCATGGGATCCTGGTGCCATCCAACTGTGGCGCCTCACCCCTGACCATCTCCCCCATGGCCTCGGCCAGCGACCCGTGGCACATAGAAGCTG cTGGAGCCGTCTTCCCCTTCAACGAGGACAAGGCCAATAGTGATGAAGTGGACCGCAACTCTGCAATAGTTGGAG GCATCATCTCCATGGTGATCTTCATCGTCCTCGGCATCATGGTGTTTGTGATCCGCCACCTGTTCCGTCATAAAGGCTCCTACCACACAAATGAGGCTAAGGGGGCGGAGTCAGCAGACTGTGCCGATGCAGCGATCATTGTCAATGACCCCGCCTTCACCGAAACCATCGACGAGAGTAAGAAGGAGTGGTTTATCTGA